From the genome of uncultured Fretibacterium sp., one region includes:
- a CDS encoding MFS transporter: MTFPGETFRSLQSRNFRLFMTSQVVSMTGIWMQRMATVWLVLSLTDSPFLSSANDFASQIPILVLGLFSGALVDRVDKKHLIQVTQFMLLLIALLMGFLTLSQRASYPIILMVSILLGSINAFDMPARQACISQMVDRPDFLSNAIALNSAVFNLSRVIGPSAAGFIVAAVGEGYCFLLTGLAFLAPIYALFIMRLPRYQGSPGTPQTSVGRSIREGFVYVGENRHLGIVLLLMCAVSFLGMPIYVTFSALVKLVLREDASLFGLILGGVGLGALSSTIRIASDPSIRGFPARMFFALIIMGTGLLFMALARNRWILLPMSALVGGGLVYSTTGCNTMLQSFISDEMRGRVMSLYVMAFSGFAPLGSLAAGAIMNRFGVTWSILLQGAGCFLTAAVFRCFVKVLDRNIRALYGEKEEESKGAIAEGKSKSLEARNIEARNI, translated from the coding sequence ATGACGTTTCCCGGGGAGACGTTCCGTTCCCTTCAGTCCCGCAACTTCAGGCTGTTCATGACCAGTCAGGTCGTGTCCATGACCGGAATCTGGATGCAGCGCATGGCGACGGTCTGGCTGGTGCTGTCGCTGACGGACTCTCCCTTCCTGTCCAGCGCCAACGATTTTGCGAGTCAGATCCCGATCCTCGTCCTGGGGCTTTTCTCCGGAGCCCTGGTCGATCGCGTCGACAAGAAGCACCTGATCCAGGTGACGCAGTTCATGCTCCTCCTCATCGCCCTGCTCATGGGATTCCTGACCCTGTCACAACGGGCGAGCTATCCGATTATCCTCATGGTAAGCATCCTTTTGGGCTCCATTAACGCCTTCGACATGCCCGCGAGGCAGGCGTGCATCAGCCAGATGGTCGATCGGCCCGACTTCCTGTCCAATGCGATCGCCTTGAACTCGGCCGTGTTCAACCTGTCGCGCGTCATCGGTCCCAGCGCTGCCGGGTTCATCGTGGCGGCCGTAGGGGAGGGGTATTGCTTCCTGTTGACCGGCCTGGCCTTTCTGGCCCCCATCTACGCGCTCTTCATCATGCGGCTGCCGCGTTATCAGGGCTCTCCGGGAACGCCTCAGACAAGCGTGGGGCGATCCATCCGGGAGGGGTTCGTCTACGTTGGGGAAAACCGTCACCTCGGGATCGTCCTTCTTCTGATGTGCGCCGTCAGCTTTTTGGGGATGCCCATCTACGTCACGTTTTCCGCCCTCGTGAAACTGGTCCTGAGGGAGGATGCCTCGCTCTTCGGGCTGATCCTGGGCGGTGTGGGGTTGGGCGCGCTCTCGTCCACCATTCGCATCGCCTCGGACCCGAGCATTCGCGGATTTCCCGCCAGAATGTTCTTTGCCCTCATCATCATGGGGACGGGGCTCCTGTTCATGGCTCTGGCGCGGAACCGCTGGATTCTGCTACCGATGTCCGCACTGGTCGGCGGAGGACTGGTCTATTCGACGACGGGCTGCAACACGATGCTCCAATCCTTTATCTCCGACGAGATGCGAGGGCGGGTCATGAGCCTTTACGTCATGGCCTTCTCCGGATTCGCCCCCTTGGGCAGCCTCGCCGCGGGGGCGATCATGAACCGTTTCGGCGTGACCTGGTCCATCCTTCTTCAAGGGGCCGGGTGCTTCCTGACGGCGGCCGTCTTTCGGTGCTTCGTCAA